The proteins below are encoded in one region of Bifidobacterium dentium JCM 1195 = DSM 20436:
- a CDS encoding ATP-binding protein produces the protein MAMNPFKPTAGKMPPILIGRETAIEEFTEGLDNGAGAPGRIMLVTGQRGFGKTVLLTEFRRIAAERGWETISETASPDVAQRLIEALTPSGLHINQASVSPSVSIPGIASASLGHIDLSSTTTPLTLRNAIAKRLESGKIGKGKGILITIDETQAASLDDLVAIATAIQHVTTSIDETNVPDAEKKGIAIVFAGLPSTVNDLVNDDVVTFLRRALRCELDNVPLVDVKNAFLESVADSGKTIGNDEAWLAAQATNGYPYMVQLVGYYMWQASQRRHATGITASDVATGIADAQIAFDDAVCAPALDGLKPAELEFLNAMACDAPAATAVSAIETRTGRSRSWVNKYRAALIKDKIIQPAGHGSLEFAISHLGAYLRKRL, from the coding sequence ATGGCAATGAACCCATTCAAGCCGACTGCCGGCAAAATGCCGCCGATACTCATCGGCCGCGAGACCGCCATCGAGGAATTCACGGAGGGGCTGGACAACGGCGCCGGCGCCCCAGGACGCATCATGTTGGTCACCGGACAGCGCGGCTTCGGCAAGACCGTGCTCCTGACCGAATTTCGCCGCATCGCCGCCGAGCGCGGATGGGAGACCATCTCCGAAACCGCTTCACCCGATGTTGCGCAACGCCTCATTGAAGCGCTTACGCCCAGCGGCCTTCACATCAATCAGGCAAGCGTGAGCCCTTCGGTCAGCATCCCGGGAATCGCCAGCGCAAGCCTCGGCCATATCGATCTTTCCTCAACCACCACGCCGCTCACGCTACGCAATGCAATCGCCAAACGTTTGGAAAGCGGAAAAATCGGCAAGGGGAAAGGCATTCTCATCACCATCGACGAAACACAGGCCGCTTCGCTTGACGACCTTGTCGCCATCGCCACAGCCATACAACACGTCACTACGTCCATCGATGAGACCAATGTGCCCGACGCCGAGAAGAAGGGCATCGCCATCGTATTCGCGGGGCTGCCATCAACGGTCAACGACCTGGTCAACGACGATGTCGTCACTTTCCTGCGCAGAGCCCTGCGTTGCGAGCTTGACAACGTTCCACTGGTGGATGTCAAGAACGCATTCCTTGAATCCGTCGCCGATTCCGGCAAGACGATCGGCAACGACGAGGCCTGGCTGGCGGCGCAGGCAACCAACGGATACCCTTACATGGTGCAACTTGTCGGTTATTACATGTGGCAGGCCTCCCAGCGCCGCCACGCGACGGGAATCACCGCAAGCGACGTTGCGACCGGCATTGCGGACGCGCAGATCGCTTTCGATGATGCCGTATGCGCACCCGCGCTGGACGGGCTGAAGCCGGCGGAACTCGAGTTCCTGAATGCCATGGCTTGTGACGCGCCAGCCGCAACCGCAGTCAGTGCAATCGAAACCCGAACCGGGCGTAGTCGAAGCTGGGTGAATAAGTACCGGGCCGCATTGATCAAAGACAAGATCATTCAGCCGGCCGGCCACGGATCCCTCGAATTCGCCATCTCCCATCTGGGCGCTTATCTTAGGAAGCGCCTTTAG